Proteins encoded by one window of Actinocorallia herbida:
- a CDS encoding MFS transporter produces MTSPSPNPGTARTRAATIALACAGVFVAYLPVVTVVVSLPAIQRALHATTAELTWVSDAFVLPVAALILTAGVFGDVHGRKKVYQVGLALCAAGALLALCARSVQMLWAGQALAGAGAAALLPVTLALISQAVPNHRERGKYIGLWTTCMMAAMAVPPLIAGVILEHFSWRYIFVLPIPVALVTMVLAARLLEESRAAGGRKLDWAGQATAAVAITALIYGVIEGGASSFTHPRTVAALILAVVSGAAFVIVERRSSSPMLEPSLFRVPAFVASTVAALISFLGLIGFFFVLSLYFGVVQRLSTLESSARMVLVNVVCMALGFAMGHLMRRFSPRSLITAGLLIAAVAMWSLTFLSADTSFPSVAWRLCLLGLGLGLAFPCITGTAVAAVPHHRAGMAAAGNNAFRQVGGALGPALLGALLTMRVTETLPSRLAEAGVTGGQARQITQTAGAEGLGAVAGLDLGAHTGRALGAVGEAFLDGMRLCLNVSAVSLALAAVASCVLLRTRRPAAHTGGAPQEDRATPVTAGDALR; encoded by the coding sequence GTGACCTCGCCCAGCCCGAACCCCGGGACGGCCCGCACCCGGGCGGCCACGATCGCGCTCGCGTGCGCCGGCGTGTTCGTCGCCTATCTGCCGGTCGTCACCGTCGTGGTGAGCCTTCCGGCGATCCAGCGGGCGCTGCACGCCACGACCGCGGAGCTCACCTGGGTCTCCGACGCGTTCGTGCTGCCGGTCGCCGCCCTGATCCTCACCGCCGGCGTCTTCGGCGACGTCCACGGCCGGAAGAAGGTCTATCAGGTCGGCCTGGCGCTGTGCGCCGCCGGAGCCCTCCTCGCCCTGTGCGCCCGATCCGTCCAGATGCTCTGGGCCGGTCAGGCTCTCGCGGGCGCGGGAGCCGCGGCGCTGCTGCCGGTGACGCTCGCGCTCATCAGCCAGGCGGTCCCGAACCACCGGGAACGCGGTAAGTACATCGGCCTGTGGACCACCTGCATGATGGCCGCCATGGCCGTGCCCCCGCTGATCGCCGGAGTGATCCTCGAACACTTCTCCTGGCGGTACATCTTCGTCCTCCCGATCCCCGTCGCGCTGGTGACCATGGTGCTCGCGGCGCGGCTCCTGGAGGAGTCCCGGGCGGCCGGCGGCCGGAAGCTCGACTGGGCCGGGCAGGCGACGGCCGCCGTGGCGATCACCGCGCTGATCTACGGTGTCATCGAGGGTGGCGCCTCGTCGTTCACCCACCCCAGGACCGTCGCGGCGCTCATCCTCGCCGTCGTGAGCGGTGCGGCCTTCGTGATCGTGGAGCGGCGCAGCTCCTCGCCCATGCTCGAGCCGTCGCTGTTCCGCGTGCCGGCGTTCGTCGCCTCCACCGTCGCGGCCTTGATCAGCTTCCTCGGTCTCATCGGCTTCTTCTTCGTCCTCAGCCTCTACTTCGGTGTCGTCCAGCGGCTCAGCACCCTGGAGTCCAGCGCCCGCATGGTGCTGGTCAACGTCGTGTGCATGGCGCTCGGCTTCGCCATGGGGCACCTCATGCGGCGGTTCTCACCCCGGTCGCTCATCACCGCCGGGCTGCTCATCGCCGCCGTGGCGATGTGGAGCCTGACCTTCCTGAGCGCCGACACCTCCTTCCCGTCCGTCGCCTGGCGGCTGTGCCTGCTCGGCCTGGGCCTCGGCCTGGCGTTCCCCTGCATCACCGGCACCGCCGTCGCCGCGGTCCCGCACCACCGGGCCGGGATGGCCGCCGCGGGCAACAACGCCTTCCGGCAGGTCGGCGGCGCGCTCGGACCCGCGCTGCTCGGCGCGCTGCTGACCATGCGCGTCACCGAGACGCTGCCCTCGCGGCTCGCCGAAGCGGGCGTGACCGGCGGACAGGCCCGTCAGATCACGCAGACCGCCGGCGCCGAAGGTCTGGGCGCGGTCGCCGGGCTCGACCTCGGCGCGCACACCGGGCGGGCGCTGGGCGCGGTCGGCGAGGCGTTCCTCGACGGCATGCGGCTGTGCCTGAACGTCTCGGCGGTCTCGCTCGCGCTGGCCGCCGTGGCCTCCTGCGTCCTGCTGCGAACGCGCAGGCCCGCCGCGCACACCGGTGGCGCGCCGCAGGAGGACCGCGCCACGCCCGTGACGGCCGGAGACGCCCTCCGATGA
- a CDS encoding Lrp/AsnC family transcriptional regulator yields MTARTPSGPGSRDLASRELDALDLKLLQALELDGRAPFSRIARVLDVSDQTIARRFRRLRAMAGLRVIGMTDDGRLGRDNWILRLGCTPDIAEKLGAALAQRPDTEFIDLASGGTEIMCAMKPRSHRDRDELLLRQLQRTPRITSVSAHCILSSYYGGPSGWLRKVSALDPAEEAALRTPSPAALSGPFVLDLVDEAMLTALRTDGRTPLTELQTVTGQSETVVKRHLDRLRSSGVLYFAVQYDREYLGQAVEAMCWLTVSPRALAEVGAALATHPEVRFAAAVTGRTNVAVSLLTRTTPDLYRYLTDRLAPLPGIQTAETTITLRRLKFLTYDRP; encoded by the coding sequence ATGACGGCGCGTACCCCGTCGGGACCGGGCTCCCGGGACCTCGCGTCCCGGGAGCTCGACGCGCTCGACCTCAAGCTGCTGCAAGCCCTCGAACTCGACGGGCGTGCCCCGTTCAGCCGCATCGCCCGCGTCCTGGACGTGTCCGACCAGACGATCGCCCGCCGGTTCCGGCGGCTGCGCGCCATGGCCGGGCTCCGCGTCATCGGCATGACCGACGACGGCAGGCTCGGCCGCGACAACTGGATCCTGCGGCTGGGCTGCACCCCCGACATCGCCGAGAAACTCGGCGCCGCCCTCGCCCAGCGGCCCGACACCGAGTTCATCGACCTGGCGTCGGGCGGCACCGAGATCATGTGCGCGATGAAGCCGCGCAGCCACCGGGACCGGGACGAGCTCCTGCTCCGACAGCTCCAGCGCACCCCCCGCATCACCTCGGTCTCCGCGCACTGCATCCTCAGTTCCTACTACGGCGGGCCGTCCGGCTGGCTGCGCAAGGTGAGCGCCCTCGACCCGGCCGAGGAGGCCGCCCTCCGCACACCGTCGCCCGCCGCCCTTTCCGGACCCTTCGTCCTCGATCTCGTCGACGAGGCCATGCTCACGGCGCTGCGCACCGACGGCCGCACCCCGCTGACGGAGCTCCAGACCGTCACCGGGCAGTCCGAGACCGTCGTCAAACGCCACCTCGACCGACTGCGCTCCTCCGGCGTCCTGTACTTCGCCGTCCAGTACGACCGCGAGTATCTCGGCCAGGCCGTCGAGGCCATGTGCTGGCTGACGGTCTCCCCGCGCGCCCTCGCCGAGGTCGGCGCCGCACTCGCCACCCATCCCGAAGTCCGCTTCGCCGCCGCGGTCACCGGCCGCACCAACGTGGCCGTCTCCCTCCTCACCCGCACCACCCCCGACCTCTACCGCTACCTCACCGACCGCCTCGCCCCCCTCCCCGGCATCCAGACCGCCGAGACCACGATCACTCTGCGCCGCCTCAAGTTCCTCACCTACGACCGCCCCTGA